GTAACTTGCCTTACCAAACTACCCCATCCAAGATTTGTTGCCGTGTCAACTACGCTCTGATATCTTAGTTCTCGTCGTAATCTGCATTCTTACTGCTTCGACCCGCGAACAAACGCATGCACCGGACCGCCGTTCGGGGTTGGTTTCACAATGGTTCATCACAAGTGGCGGCCGGTGATGTAGAACGTTCGGACTTTGAATCCAAGAATATCGTATGAACCATGATGCTTCGATCCTCGCACTAATTCAGAAGTACCAAGCGCATGTCGCTGACGCGGTTTCGCTATTCCGTCAAATGGGTATCAAAGGCAACATACTTCGTGCTTGGCGACGCTCTGCGATTCCGACATGGGCTGATGAAGGCGATAATTCGGACCCCATAATTCCGCAACGAGGTCTGCTTAGTGACGCCCGATCGATTCGGTACTCTTTTCACGGGATAGGCTGTTCTGTCGAGTATGGCTCAGTTGTGGTCGATTTCGATTTCGGACCAAATGGTCGTTTCGACGGCTTTGACGCATGGTGTCTTCATCTGTTTGCCGAGTCATTTCCGGAGTTCTCTGCTTTTGCGGATATCGACCTCGTCCGGACGTGCTTGTCGGATCTTGCTGAATCGGGAACAATCGCGAAAATCGAGGGCGTTGTGGGATCACACTTATACTACTTCATTGACGGGATGAGCGCTGACATAAGTCGTACGTGAACGGCGGAGTCCGAACCATCGCATGCACGGGAGTGGCGGTGGCCAGCGGATTTTGGAATAAACTTCAACTCCCGCCGCCCCGTGATGCAGAACCTTCGCATTTGTACGATGAATAAGAAGTCTCAACTAGACGCGATCATTCTCGCCGAGGTTCTTCGCTTACAGCGATGGGCAGGTGGAGAGCATGTTCCAGCAGATCGTATTTTCGGACTCATGAACGGATTTGAGTCCGTTGTTGATCAGGAATCGGAATCATTCGGTATCAGTCGCGATACTCAGGATAAGGTCGAAAACCTTCTTGAGGACGTTGAGTACGGAACGCAGTCTACCGATGGAATGGCCATCAAGGATCGTCTACGTCGCGATCATGTTGCTGAATCGGACGCGGGGCGCGTCATGCAACTATGTCGGTTGCAAAGCCGATTTGTTGATAGTGTAAATGCGATTGCAAACGGCGTTGGTTCGGTGTTTGCATACATCACTCGTCGTCGGCAGCCAGAACAGAATTGGTTTGGCTCGCTTCACTATATTGAACTGGTTGATTGCACTGAAGGCGTTCGCAAAAAACTTCACGCCGTCTTTGCTCCTGCAATCCCAAGGGTTGGGGAATATGTTACACCAGAAAATGGGCCAGCCATGCGAGTCGTAGGGGTCGATCATGTTGTTGCTTCCCAAGGCGATGATGAATCGGTTGTACACAATATACTCATCCCACATGTCCTGCTAGAGATGGATGACAACGACGAAGTCGCGAGCAACGAATAGCAGGAACTGGCGAACAACCGCATGCACCGGACCGCCGTTCGGGGTTGTTTTTTTAAAAATGGTTCATCACCAGTGGCGGCCGGTGATGCAGAACGTTCGCTGCATATGGTCACTGACGTCTATCACCTCAAGGCGTACAACTCGGAACAAGGGCTCCACAACTTGACGTTGGCGGTGCGCGAGGTCGACGATGATTACATCATCACGTGCAAGCTTCCCGACTCCGATGACTTGCTAACCGGCCAAGCAGGCGATTGTTTTGCAGCCCTACAAATCATGCGCCGAGAAGCTGAAGGACGTAACTGGAAGATTTGCTGCAAAGGGGCACGTCGGAATGTATGGCCGTCGGCAATGTCTCGGTCGATGGGCGGCGGAGTAAAGGCATACGTGCTAGAGATGGGACGGCAGGGGCGGGTGGATTCGTTGGTGGACATCTTCGATGATGACGATCCTGAATCGTATTCGTCCGTATCGGATCAAGAGGCCTTCGCTAGCGCGTGGCTTGAATCGCTTCAATGAAAGTCAGCGAACAACCGCATGCACCGGACCGCCGTGCGGCGTTGGTTTAACAATGGCACATCAGCGGCGGCGGTCGGTGATGGTGAGGGTTAAGCACGCATGACAAGTCGCTGGCAGTTCGATGACCCGCCGAATACTGCGTCGTTCACGACGAGTTTCGTACTCGACGGCGCGCCGATATTACGCGTCTACCACGATTACGATGGCGGCTGGCAACTCCACGGACCGCCGGATAATCTCGCTACACCAGACGTTGCCCGCATCGTATCGCTCGGAAGCATGATTGCGCATGATCCGTCACTGTGCGAATTGCACGATCTGCCCAATGGTTGGCTGGCGTTTCGTAAGTCGACTAAAGATCGTTGGAAACGGCAGAAGAACAACCCGTTTCCAGCGTACGCGGAGAATGGATACTACCTCGAAGATGCCGTTTGGATGACTAAGCATCGCGACGATGTTCACCCACCCTCGGAAGAGCGACGAGACAACCTCGAAGTCGGCACTTACGTCAAGCTGCTTTTTCGATTCGCCGCCGAAGATGCCCAGCGGCGGGACAAGCAAACCGAACGGATGTGGGTACTCATCACGCACATCGATGAAGACGGCAACTACATCGGAACTCTCGCAAGCGATCCGTACAACTCCAGCACGCTTACCTGGGGAGACACCATACAATTTCATCCGCTCCATGTCATGGAAATTCTCGAAGAGGACGGCGCATAACAAACCGTTGCACCCGTCCGCCCAACGAGTCTTGCCGCGTGGTAGAATCATGGTCTGGCGGGTGATTGCGAACGTTCGCTAGTCGAGAGTGAGGAGCGTCGGAGGATGCGTCGCACGACCATTTCGCTCGTTTTTGCCATGCTCACGGCTCTCCTAGCGTTTCCTGGCTCCGGTCAGGAACCAGAATCCGCAGCGGCACCTAAGGCGAAGGCCCCGTCGATCGACGAACTGTTGCTCTTCTTCCCGTCAAAGTACCCCAGGGGTGAATGGAAGCCCCAGGATCTGCAGTTCGAGGATGTATTCTTTGCTGCTGAAGACGAGACGAAACTGCATGGATGGTATTGTCCCGCCAAAGAGCCACGGGCCGTGCTGCTTGTCGCTCATGGAAACGCAGGGCACGTTGCTTCACGAGCGCCCTGGCTACGCTATTTGCAGACCCGAGCGAAGGTTTCCGTCTTCATGTTCGACTATCGGGGTTACGGGCGGAGCGAGGGAACGCCAACGGTTGAAGGGGCACTCCAGGATGCGCGGGCAGCTCGGGCAAAGCTGCGCGAACTAGCGGCCATCCAAGACTCGGAAATGGTTCTCATGGGCGAGTCGCTAGGTGGTGCGATCGTCATTCAGTTGGCAGCCGACTCTCCGCCGCGAGGATTGATCGTGCAAAGTACTTTCTCGTCGCTGCGCGATGTTGCCGACGTTCACTACCCGAAATTATCCTGGCTCGTTCCAAGGGGCAAGCTGGACTCGGCTTCACAGATCACTCGATACCGAGGTCCGCTACTGCAAAGTCATGGCAGCGCGGATCGAACGATTCCATTCTCGTCGGGCGAAAAACTGTTTCGGTCGGCCAGTGAGCCAAAACAGTTTGTTACCATCGACAACGCCGATCACAACAACTGGCTCACCGACGCCTATCTAAAACAGCTAGACGAATTCCTCACCCGCCTTTCCGTCGCTCGAAAATGAGCCACCAACCATCGCGTCCACGGAAGCGGCGTTAGGGAGCACCAATGGAATCGATTGCTCACGAACTTCGTCAGGCCGCTGCCAAGCTCCGGCTGTCGCCCTCTGAAATGCGCGAATTGCCCGAGCCGGAAAATGCCGATGTCGTTACCGCCGTACTCAGCAACTTTGTGAAGTCCGGACATCGACGCTGGTGGTGGGAAGATTTTCGAGAACCAGGAGTCGCTCGCAGATTCCACGAGGGGGATGGATGGAAACGCATTCCTGGCATTGTGCCTGACTGCATGGAACGAATATGGTTCATGGCAGAGGACGGTCGGGTGGCTCCGTATCGTGTGTATGAAACAACGGCTGAGACGGCCTCTGCTCTTGTTGGCGAATGTTCCGGTTTCGAGTATTACCTGGTCGCCAAGAATCTGAGTTGGCTAATCTGCGAGAACCATCACCATGTGGTAATCGCGATTGGTGACCAAGTAGAGCAACAGCTCGCCGCTAGTGCAGGCTAACGAGAAAATGCACCCGAGTTGCCGTTGGTGCCGGATTGGGAGTCGAGAATCGCTCGCGCTGGCTGGGGGGGATTTTGGTCGTTGGCCAGAAACCATGGTGAAATCCACAGGGGCTCTCGCCCCCTCGTGAGGCGTGAAGGCTGGGTGGCAGAGGGGAGTGAGTGACGCATCTGATGGACTTGAGCCAGTTGCTAGAGGCCCGACAGGGCCGACCGACTGAACGTCAGGCGGCGCGGAAGATCGCCACCTTCGCCGTCATTCCTGCAGCGATTTTGGGGCTGCTCACTGGGACTCAGCTGGTTGATGTGGCCGACCCGATAGGGCGACTGCTGTGGGTCTGCACAGCGACCGCGCTGGGGGCTGGCTTCGGCGCCGCGTTCCTGGTGCTGGGGCTGTTTCACCTGTTTGGCTTCCGCTTGGTCGCCCTAATCGCCGATGCACTGGTAGGCAGTTTCATCGGCCTACTCTGCGGGGGTGCGCTAACCATGTTGCTCCTCTGGAGCAAGCTGGTTCATCCTAACCATGCGCTACTAGCGCTACTTTTGATCCCGCTCGGCGCCGTCGTTGTTCCACTCTGGCGAGCTTGGAGTGGAAACTCGCCTCCTTGCGCTGCTGCAGGGCAAGCCGCAGCAGCCCCCGATGGCGAACCAGACGCTGAGCAGGATCCTCCCGGGAGGCGGATTTAGAAATCTTCACTATTTGTGCCTCTGTTCCTGCTGTCGCCCCTGTTACCGACAGCGTGATGCCGGCGCTTCGTTCTCGCTACCGCAAAATTTGGTTAGCCAAAAATCTCGAAACCCCCTCAGCGTGGTTTTTTCTCGTGAAATCACTCGGACTCACGTACTGGCAAAAGACCATTCTGAGATCACTCAGGAATGCTGTCCTGCTCTATCTCATCGTCGTGATCGCCATGTTTCTGTTACAGCGTCAGTTACTTTACTTCCCTTCGCATGATCCACCGAAGGGTGATTTGAAGCCTTGGCTGGCCGAGGATCGTTTGATCGGTTTTTGCCGCGAGGTTGCTGAGCCAAAGACGATCTGGCTGATGATGCATGGCAATGCGGGGCAGGCTGCCGATCGCGACTATGTACTCGAGCGATTGGCTGATAGCGACTCGCTTTACGTCCTAGAATACCCGGGCTATGGCGCCCGGGAAGGTAAACCGACGAAGCTGTCCATTGATCTCGCGGCGGCTGAGGCCTTTCGAGTTCTTCGGGCTAAGAACCCGAGCAGACCCATTTGTGTACTGGGAGAGTCACTCGGGAGCGGTCCCGCGTGCATGCTGACCCACGAGCCATCCCCTCCCGAGAAAGTGTTCCTGGCTGTTCCCTACGACACACTACCCAATGTGGCAGCGAAGCGTTTCTTTTTTCTTCCTGTACGTCTCTTAATGCTGGACAGGTGGAATAACGTGCAGGCACTACAAGGCTACGAAGGTGAGGTCGAGATTCTAGCCGCATCCGAGGATGAAGTGATCCCACCGACCCACGCCGAAGCCTTGGCACGTCAAGTTCCTCATGCAAAGTTGATCCGCATACGTGGTGGCCATAATGATTGGTCCTTCGATCGCTCCATTCAGATTCGAAGGTAGTGTCGAGGTTAAATTCACGAGCGAATCATACGCGACTGAAGTCTTGGATCGCTTAGCCTCGGCCGGGTGATCCTAGGTATTTACTGGAAGGTCAGATGCTTAAGGCGACGACAACTACGAGGGCTCGTGTCTGGGGAACAGAGAATGCGTGGAGTCTCTCTCCAGTGCAGACTGCCGATGAGCCGAATCAGCTATGCGATATCGAATTGGAAATCCAAGGCGACGACCAGAACGGTTATCACTTGGTGATGAGTCCGCGTGGATTCTTCCCAGCCGACACATGGCATCAAACGAAACAGGACGCTCTCGATACGGCCAGGGAACTACTCGGCGTGCTTCCCGAAGTTTGGTCGAAGCCAATCCGAAGAGGACTTGACAAGTGAATAAGGCAATGGGGTACTGAGCGGCGAAGCGGGTTCGCAGTGGATTAAACGGTATTTAGTTGCTGCTGCGTTATGCTGGGGCATTATTGATGAAGATGGGATAGCTCCTATGAAAGACAGCCGACGACCATTGATATTGCCTCCGGCGGCTGAATCCGACATGAATGCCATCGAAATGGCACGGATTTGGATTGCGGAGAATCAACTTCATTGCGTTTTGAATGTTGGGTATTGGCAGCAGGCATCAGGAATCGATGAGCGACATGCTTGGGGTATCTTGCTGGCAGATATTGCTAGACATGCCTCGTTTGCACTCGGAAATGCAATGGGGAGTGATCCGCGTGATAACCTAAAAATGATTCTCGAATCCCTCCAGACCGAAATTGCTCACAAAACATCCGAGCATGTCGGAGAGTGGCGTGAAGGCAAGCCTTGATCGTCGCCGCCGATCTTGCGTTTGGAGAAGTCAACATCACTCATGTTGGCAGAGTTTTCGCCGTGTTTGAAAGGTCAATTGCACCTATATGTCAGACTTGGAACATAATCCACCCAACACGATTGGGTGTACTTGGGGTGTCGTGTTGTTTGGCGGCGGTTTCATGGGTGGTTGGTTTCTCGCTTCGGCGATCTTCTATTATTACGTTGGTGATGTCGATCTTGGGCCAGACCGAAATCTTGTGTTGGCGAGCCTTAGCGTGGGATATCTGTCGGGCTTGCTCTGTCTGATGGTTGGTAGGCGTTTGCTATTAAAACATGCTCATCCACCGCGCAGGGCCTCGTAATAAGATGCATCTTATAAGAGTGTCATGGCGTACGATGATGGGCACTACCGCACGGTTGTGGAGTGAGACCTAGTACTCGGTCTAGCGGTTAAAGTCATCCTCAGCTGCGATTCACACTGCTGGACAAGCCAGCTAGTAGCCACCCCGTTTTGCCTGACATTGATCGCTAGACGGACCACTAGTAGTAGGTCGTTTATCATTTCATTTCAGGTAATCATCTAGTGTGACACTGGGCTCCGACCAGTGAGAAGTGCAAAAGGCTCTCTGTTCGGGGAGATTTTTGCGAGCAACATCGCTTCGAGCTTCTGCACTGGCAAGATGCCAGTGGCACCCAAAAAATGACATCGAGTGTTAGACGGGTTAGTAGCTTCGAGTTGATGTCTGTAGGTGGTTGCGGATCGGCTCAAGGGGGACGGAATCGCTCGGGAGGTTAGGGAGTGGGGTGGGGGGAGGTTGCGAGGGATTCGGCGAGGCGGCGCTGTTTGCGATAGTGGCTGGGAGTGACGCCGACTTCGCGGCAGAAGACTTCGTAGAGTTGCATGCGGTCGCTAAATCCGACGTCGCGGGCGATCTCGGTGAGGCTGCGATCGGACTGGATGAGTTCTCGCTTGGCCCGTTCGGTTCTGACGCGGCGAATTTCGTCGGCTATCGGACGGTCGAGGACCTGCCGAAAGCGTCGCTGCAAGGTGCGGGTGTGGACGTGCAGCGACTCGGCGACCGTGTCGCAGTTGATGGGCAAATGCGAGTGGGAGGCAATGAACTCGAGGGCTTGGGCGATGAGCTTGTCTTCGACGGCGTAGAAATCGGTTGATTCGCGAACGATCATCCCTTGGGGTGGCAGGATCAGATGCGGTGGCTGTGACGGTTTGCGTGCTGATGGTTGGAGGTGGCTCAGCCGCTTTTTTGATCGCGACCGGAGCGACTGCTGATGCATCAGTTGGTCGAGCAGCCGCGCAGCTTCGTAGCCGATGCGCTCGTAGCCGATTTCCACGCTGCTGAGCGACGGACGTGGGTGGGTGCAGAGGGTTTCTTCGTTCATGCCCGCGACGATCGCCACATCGCCAGGAATGCGCCAGCCGCGCCTCCGGCAGAGCTGTACGACAAGGCGGCCCATCACCTCGGTGCAGATCGAGACACCGATGGGGGGCTGCCAGTGGTCCATCCAGGAGTCGATCAGCCGCTCCGTTTTCTTCCAGGTGGCATAGCTGCGACTCGGCACCAGCGGCAGTCGCTCGACGATGCAGGGAAAGCCCGCCTCGCTCACCACGGCGCGAAACGCGGCTGCTTGTTCGAGCTGAGCTTTATCTTTGCGGGTGAGCACGGCAAATTGGCGGAGGCCGCGCGCGAGGAGATGTTCGGCTTCGAGACGTCCGACAGCAGCGGCATCGTGAAACACCCCGGGGAGGGGGGCGCGAACGGGGGAATTGAACCAAATGTTGACCAGCGGAATGGGGAAGCGGCTTTGCAGTTCGGCGAGTCGAGCCGGAATGCGTCCGATCACACCGTCGTAGAGGCGGGCCTGTTTCGGCTGTTCGAGCAGATGCTCGGCGACGTACTCGTCGATGACCGATTCCCATCCCTTTTCGGCGGCATAACGCTGCGTCCCTGCAAAAATATCGGCGTGCCGCTTAAGGGGCCAGCGAAGATCGAGCATGATCGCCACGCGGCGAGATTTAGGCATCGGGCACCTGTCGTCAAAACCTGCTTTTTTGTCGTAAAAACAATCTTTTGGCTCACTATACTTGGAAAGAGGTCGGTCGAGCAACTTAACGCTGCGTTTAGGGCTTGAGTGAACCACTGTTGCCTCCGCTGAGCGGTCGGCTCTGCTGCATACGAAAAGTAGGCTCTTGGCCATGCGATTTTTAAGCCCTCTGTACGCCTGTTGTTTGATCTTGATCGGTTCGCTCGCGCAGGCCGAGAGCTCGCTGGCGATTCCCGAGCATGTCAGCCAGACTTTGGCGCGCTTCTGCGGCGATTGTCATGCAGCCGAGACAAGCGAAACCGACGTTCGTCTCGATGGACTGGGGAAGCTTGATCGCGGCGATCAACTCGAACTGCTCAACAAGATGCAGGATCAGTTGTTTTTTGGGACGATGCCCCCGGGAGATGCGGAGCAAATTCCCGACGGGGAGCGAGCGCCGCTTGTCAGCTGGCTGCGAACCGAATTGCGTAAAGCCAACGCTTCGCGGCTCGATGAGAAGCTGCGTTATCCGGCGTATGGCAACTATGTCGAACACGAGCTGCTGTTCCGTCCGACGGCAACAGCCGCCGCGTACACACCAGCGCGACGCTGGCTCGTAAGTCCGCAAATTTTTACGGAGCGCGTGCTCGATGTTTTTCGGCTCGAAGGGCGCGAGCGCGAGGGGATGCGGCAGCAGGGATTTGTCGGGGTAACCAATCCGTTGGTGCTGCCTGATCAATCGGGTGTGCGCTACTACGATCATGGAACGCTCGACGGCGGCACGCTGCTGGTGATGCTCGGCAACGCCCAGTGGATCGCCGACAAGCAAATCCGCGCGGCGCGGGTGAAGCATGGCGAGCTCGCTGCCGATGAGTTCGAAAATATGCGAGACCGCTGGTA
This window of the Pirellula staleyi DSM 6068 genome carries:
- a CDS encoding DUF5076 domain-containing protein, with the translated sequence MKDSRRPLILPPAAESDMNAIEMARIWIAENQLHCVLNVGYWQQASGIDERHAWGILLADIARHASFALGNAMGSDPRDNLKMILESLQTEIAHKTSEHVGEWREGKP
- a CDS encoding alpha/beta hydrolase, whose amino-acid sequence is MPALRSRYRKIWLAKNLETPSAWFFLVKSLGLTYWQKTILRSLRNAVLLYLIVVIAMFLLQRQLLYFPSHDPPKGDLKPWLAEDRLIGFCREVAEPKTIWLMMHGNAGQAADRDYVLERLADSDSLYVLEYPGYGAREGKPTKLSIDLAAAEAFRVLRAKNPSRPICVLGESLGSGPACMLTHEPSPPEKVFLAVPYDTLPNVAAKRFFFLPVRLLMLDRWNNVQALQGYEGEVEILAASEDEVIPPTHAEALARQVPHAKLIRIRGGHNDWSFDRSIQIRR
- a CDS encoding DUF6756 family protein, with protein sequence MESIAHELRQAAAKLRLSPSEMRELPEPENADVVTAVLSNFVKSGHRRWWWEDFREPGVARRFHEGDGWKRIPGIVPDCMERIWFMAEDGRVAPYRVYETTAETASALVGECSGFEYYLVAKNLSWLICENHHHVVIAIGDQVEQQLAASAG
- a CDS encoding substrate-binding domain-containing protein produces the protein MPKSRRVAIMLDLRWPLKRHADIFAGTQRYAAEKGWESVIDEYVAEHLLEQPKQARLYDGVIGRIPARLAELQSRFPIPLVNIWFNSPVRAPLPGVFHDAAAVGRLEAEHLLARGLRQFAVLTRKDKAQLEQAAAFRAVVSEAGFPCIVERLPLVPSRSYATWKKTERLIDSWMDHWQPPIGVSICTEVMGRLVVQLCRRRGWRIPGDVAIVAGMNEETLCTHPRPSLSSVEIGYERIGYEAARLLDQLMHQQSLRSRSKKRLSHLQPSARKPSQPPHLILPPQGMIVRESTDFYAVEDKLIAQALEFIASHSHLPINCDTVAESLHVHTRTLQRRFRQVLDRPIADEIRRVRTERAKRELIQSDRSLTEIARDVGFSDRMQLYEVFCREVGVTPSHYRKQRRLAESLATSPHPTP
- a CDS encoding alpha/beta hydrolase gives rise to the protein MLTALLAFPGSGQEPESAAAPKAKAPSIDELLLFFPSKYPRGEWKPQDLQFEDVFFAAEDETKLHGWYCPAKEPRAVLLVAHGNAGHVASRAPWLRYLQTRAKVSVFMFDYRGYGRSEGTPTVEGALQDARAARAKLRELAAIQDSEMVLMGESLGGAIVIQLAADSPPRGLIVQSTFSSLRDVADVHYPKLSWLVPRGKLDSASQITRYRGPLLQSHGSADRTIPFSSGEKLFRSASEPKQFVTIDNADHNNWLTDAYLKQLDEFLTRLSVARK